The Oscillatoria salina IIICB1 genome window below encodes:
- a CDS encoding DUF751 family protein encodes MDDFWDNISRYPRYLITITLGIFFALYDRVKPLLKQPVTATALIGVLISGFAFIFFTLRAMLGMSVV; translated from the coding sequence ATGGACGATTTTTGGGATAATATCTCTCGCTACCCTCGTTACTTGATTACGATTACGTTGGGTATCTTCTTCGCGCTGTACGATCGCGTCAAACCTCTGTTGAAGCAACCAGTAACTGCAACAGCTTTGATTGGTGTTCTCATTTCGGGTTTCGCCTTTATCTTTTTTACCCTACGAGCGATGCTAGGAATGTCTGTAGTTTAA
- a CDS encoding DUF3119 family protein encodes MVSKYKANRAKEVFISVTIAESSTVTEKTIELSPSYRIPLVLVVVSIPLLLVQPWVAFAIAVFGLFLSFQTVSIRLKFTDSALDVYRSEKLIRHFPYSEWMNWRIFFPKVPILFYFREVNSIHFLPIIFDAKMLKTCLEKYCPYQE; translated from the coding sequence ATGGTAAGCAAGTATAAAGCAAATAGAGCAAAAGAGGTTTTTATTAGCGTGACTATTGCTGAATCTTCTACGGTGACAGAAAAAACAATCGAACTTTCACCAAGCTACAGAATACCACTCGTGCTGGTAGTAGTTTCAATTCCATTGCTATTGGTGCAACCTTGGGTAGCATTCGCGATCGCGGTGTTTGGACTTTTCCTAAGCTTCCAAACTGTCAGTATTCGACTAAAATTTACTGACTCCGCTTTAGATGTCTATCGCTCCGAAAAATTAATTCGACACTTTCCTTATTCAGAATGGATGAATTGGCGTATTTTCTTTCCTAAAGTCCCAATTTTGTTTTATTTTCGAGAAGTTAATAGTATTCACTTTTTACCAATTATTTTTGATGCTAAAATGTTAAAAACTTGCTTGGAAAAATACTGCCCTTATCAAGAGTGA
- a CDS encoding PD-(D/E)XK nuclease superfamily protein — MVPQGLILECKWQQSAGSVDEKLPDVNLNIQNCYPAPAIFVIDGGGMKPGAIKWLKRQVVSNKNLLGVYGLTDFVVWANNNF; from the coding sequence ATGGTTCCCCAAGGATTAATTCTTGAATGTAAGTGGCAGCAGAGTGCTGGTTCGGTGGATGAAAAGTTACCTGATGTGAATCTCAATATTCAAAATTGTTATCCCGCACCAGCTATTTTTGTCATAGATGGAGGTGGAATGAAACCGGGAGCAATTAAGTGGTTAAAAAGGCAAGTGGTCAGCAATAAAAATCTTTTGGGTGTTTATGGTTTGACAGATTTTGTAGTTTGGGCAAATAATAATTTTTAG
- a CDS encoding DNA adenine methylase produces the protein MTTYSRTQLPRPFLKWAGGKSKLISQYLPYIPKFNNYFEPFLGGGALFFYLQPKKAFLSDINEELINVYCCVRDRPEELLTHLKTHQAQHDRHYYYQIRATSPQTNIARAARFIYLNKTCFNGLYRENSQGKFNVPIGRYKNPKIYQPELLFAASKALQNQQIKHCSFENILTHAQTSNDFVYFDPPYYPLSSTSSFTNYSRHSFAQAEQIKLQQICQQLTQRGVKVMLSNSDCDFIRQLYSNSQFKLIEISAGRAINSKAQRRGKITELLIISY, from the coding sequence ATGACAACTTACTCTCGCACTCAACTACCACGTCCCTTTCTCAAGTGGGCTGGTGGCAAAAGCAAGCTGATTTCACAGTATTTACCATACATTCCGAAATTTAACAACTACTTTGAGCCTTTTTTAGGTGGTGGAGCGTTATTTTTCTATTTACAACCAAAAAAAGCATTTTTGTCGGATATCAACGAAGAACTAATCAACGTCTACTGTTGCGTGCGCGATCGCCCCGAAGAACTCCTTACCCATCTTAAAACACATCAAGCCCAACACGATCGCCACTACTACTACCAAATTCGTGCTACTTCACCACAGACTAACATCGCACGCGCCGCTCGTTTTATCTACCTCAACAAAACTTGCTTTAACGGTTTATATCGGGAAAATTCTCAAGGTAAATTTAACGTTCCCATCGGTAGATATAAAAATCCGAAAATTTATCAACCCGAACTTTTATTTGCTGCTTCCAAAGCATTACAAAACCAACAAATCAAGCATTGCAGCTTTGAAAATATCTTAACTCATGCCCAAACCAGCAATGATTTTGTCTACTTCGATCCTCCTTATTATCCCCTCAGTTCAACCAGTTCTTTTACCAACTACAGTCGCCATTCTTTCGCCCAAGCGGAACAAATCAAACTACAACAAATTTGTCAGCAACTCACCCAACGAGGTGTAAAAGTTATGCTTTCTAATTCTGACTGCGATTTTATTCGCCAACTTTACAGCAACAGTCAATTTAAACTTATCGAAATTTCGGCTGGTCGTGCGATCAACTCCAAAGCTCAAAGACGCGGCAAAATTACCGAATTGTTAATCATTTCTTACTAA
- a CDS encoding M20 family metallopeptidase: MLTKIKDLAETLAPRLIEIRRHIHAHPELSGQENQTAAYVAGVLSSVGIHAEEAVGKTGVVGELKGSDNNHTVAIRTDMDALPIEELANVDFASRKPGIMHACGHDVHTTLGLGTAMVLAQLGEELPGNVRFIFQPAEEIAQGANWMVREGVMKDVKAIFGVHVFPSIPGRSVGVRYGVLTAAADDLEISIQGESGHGARPHEAVDAIWIASQVITSLQQAISRTHNPLRPMVLTIGKISGGRAPNAIADRVHLAGTVRSLHPETHANLPEWIEKIIANICDTYGAKYEFNYRRGTPSVQNDAFLTQIVEEAAREAWGGDRVQILNEPSLGAEDFAMYLEHAPGTMFRLGVGFEDKPNFPLHHPQFQVNEAAIVTGVVTLAYSTYKYWQKLLAD; the protein is encoded by the coding sequence ATGCTAACCAAAATCAAAGACTTAGCCGAAACCTTAGCACCTAGATTAATTGAAATTCGCCGCCATATTCACGCCCACCCGGAATTAAGCGGACAAGAAAATCAAACCGCAGCTTATGTAGCTGGTGTACTCTCATCAGTGGGTATCCATGCTGAAGAAGCGGTGGGGAAAACTGGTGTTGTCGGTGAGTTAAAGGGTAGTGACAACAATCATACTGTCGCAATTCGCACCGATATGGATGCTTTACCCATTGAAGAACTCGCTAACGTGGATTTTGCTTCTCGCAAACCGGGAATTATGCACGCTTGCGGTCATGATGTCCATACTACCCTAGGTTTGGGTACAGCGATGGTGCTGGCACAGTTGGGTGAAGAGTTACCGGGAAATGTTCGTTTTATCTTTCAACCCGCCGAAGAAATTGCTCAGGGTGCTAACTGGATGGTTCGAGAAGGCGTGATGAAGGATGTTAAGGCAATTTTTGGCGTTCACGTCTTTCCGTCGATTCCAGGGCGTTCTGTGGGGGTTCGCTATGGGGTGCTGACAGCCGCAGCCGACGATCTAGAAATCTCAATTCAAGGAGAATCTGGACATGGTGCGCGTCCCCATGAAGCGGTTGATGCGATTTGGATTGCTTCTCAAGTAATTACGAGTTTACAACAAGCAATTAGCCGCACTCACAATCCTTTGCGTCCGATGGTTTTGACGATTGGTAAAATTAGTGGTGGACGTGCGCCAAATGCGATCGCCGATCGCGTTCATCTCGCGGGTACGGTACGCAGTTTGCATCCGGAAACTCACGCTAATTTGCCAGAATGGATTGAAAAAATTATTGCGAATATTTGCGATACTTACGGCGCTAAGTACGAATTCAATTATCGTCGCGGTACGCCTTCGGTGCAAAATGATGCGTTTTTGACGCAAATTGTCGAAGAAGCAGCTAGGGAAGCTTGGGGTGGCGATCGCGTGCAAATTCTTAACGAGCCTTCTTTAGGTGCAGAAGACTTTGCTATGTACCTCGAACACGCTCCTGGGACGATGTTTCGCCTTGGTGTCGGTTTTGAGGATAAACCGAATTTTCCTTTGCATCACCCCCAGTTTCAGGTGAATGAAGCGGCGATCGTTACTGGTGTGGTTACTCTGGCTTACTCTACTTACAAATATTGGCAAAAATTACTCGCTGATTAA
- a CDS encoding sulfite exporter TauE/SafE family protein produces the protein MIADNWWLLSIGGLISGLLAGLLGIGGGTVLVPLLVTLGYVYDSSVGTSSLAIVLTSFSGTIQNWRMGNIDLQRLIYLGLPAIFTAQFGAWLVEQLPNYFKEAAFGVLLLINIFLIGLKKRLMDNENGEIDQKLNPTVARIVTGALAGLLAGLFGVGGGVILVPLQMLLLGERIKVAIQTSLGVVGITSISAAAGHATQGNVLFWVGIILGVGGLIGAQFSTRFLPQIPDRWVSLLFRVLLVSLAIYFFWRAWHSYQGA, from the coding sequence ATGATTGCAGATAATTGGTGGCTACTGAGTATTGGTGGATTAATTTCTGGACTTTTAGCCGGATTATTAGGAATTGGTGGTGGTACAGTTTTAGTACCTTTGTTAGTTACTTTGGGCTATGTTTACGATAGTTCAGTAGGAACGAGTTCCTTAGCAATTGTTTTAACTTCTTTTTCCGGTACAATTCAAAATTGGCGCATGGGAAATATCGATTTACAACGCTTAATTTATTTGGGTTTACCTGCAATTTTTACCGCTCAATTTGGCGCTTGGTTAGTCGAACAATTACCAAATTATTTTAAAGAAGCAGCTTTTGGTGTTTTGCTTTTAATTAATATTTTTTTAATTGGGCTTAAAAAACGCCTCATGGATAACGAAAATGGAGAAATAGACCAAAAATTAAACCCAACTGTGGCGCGTATAGTTACGGGTGCGCTTGCTGGTTTATTAGCAGGGTTATTTGGTGTTGGTGGTGGAGTAATTTTGGTTCCTTTGCAAATGTTATTGCTAGGAGAAAGAATTAAAGTAGCTATTCAAACCAGCCTTGGTGTTGTAGGTATTACATCGATTTCGGCTGCTGCTGGACACGCTACTCAGGGGAATGTTTTATTTTGGGTGGGAATTATTCTCGGAGTTGGTGGCTTAATTGGAGCGCAATTTAGTACCCGTTTTTTACCGCAAATTCCCGATCGATGGGTGAGTTTACTTTTCCGTGTTTTATTGGTTAGCTTGGCGATTTATTTCTTTTGGCGAGCTTGGCATAGTTATCAAGGAGCATGA
- a CDS encoding SOS response-associated peptidase produces MCGRFTQISSAATIAQAFKVSNVPLQQLRYNVAPTQSVATVKLAEKRQFAMLRWGLIPFWAKDAKIGAKLINARAETVAEKSSFRSAFKQRRCLIVADGFYEWQKQNNQKQPFYILMKDEQPFAFAGLWEQWQKSDKEVIESCTLLTTDANELMKPIHQRMPVILAPEDYDLWLDPEVKEASKLQPLLKPYNSEVMTAYPVSTQVNNPRHDTPECIEEIAD; encoded by the coding sequence ATGTGTGGAAGGTTTACGCAAATAAGTTCAGCAGCCACTATTGCTCAAGCTTTTAAGGTAAGCAATGTACCTCTTCAGCAACTACGTTATAATGTTGCTCCGACTCAATCAGTAGCAACAGTTAAATTAGCAGAAAAACGTCAATTTGCGATGCTTCGTTGGGGTTTGATTCCCTTTTGGGCAAAGGATGCTAAAATTGGCGCAAAATTAATTAATGCGCGGGCGGAAACTGTGGCGGAAAAGTCCTCTTTTCGCAGTGCTTTTAAGCAACGTCGTTGTTTAATTGTGGCTGATGGTTTTTATGAGTGGCAGAAACAAAATAATCAGAAGCAGCCTTTTTATATTCTGATGAAAGATGAGCAACCTTTTGCTTTTGCTGGTTTGTGGGAGCAATGGCAAAAATCAGACAAGGAAGTTATTGAGTCTTGTACGTTACTGACAACTGATGCTAATGAATTGATGAAGCCTATTCATCAGCGAATGCCTGTTATTTTAGCACCAGAAGATTATGATTTGTGGCTAGATCCAGAGGTGAAAGAGGCAAGTAAGTTACAGCCGTTGTTAAAGCCTTATAATTCTGAAGTAATGACTGCTTATCCGGTTAGTACACAGGTAAATAATCCTCGTCATGATACTCCAGAATGTATTGAAGAAATTGCCGATTAG
- a CDS encoding glycoside hydrolase family 3 N-terminal domain-containing protein, giving the protein MKEQIGQTIVVRASGHLFDRQRRYPMWEATTTQLKNWIENLHIGGVILLGASAAELSLRVQQLQGWAKNPLLIAADIEEGVGQRFEGATWFPPPMAIAQIAKNNLPLAEKYAREMGAITAQEALAVGINWILAPVVDVNNNPYNPVINVRAFGESPEVVSKLATAFIQGTQPYPILTAAKHFPGHGDTATDSHLALPVLPHSDSRLQAVELPPFAAAIAAGVDSVMTAHLLIPVWDAQYPATVSEAILTGKLRQQLGFDKLIVTDALIMGGIAQYADPGELAVLAIAAGADIILMPPDPEVAIEAVYDAVQSGRISQERIELSLQRIAQAKSKVSHSPTSDFLSQLAQPVAEAAVEGILTESMRCNLPANVPSVTSSSHDKGRNLIFVPELLKSDFISLNAPAVTIPAQFGYELQLIELNNLLAADNDPRPTLLQIFWRGNPFRGTLELTSEATTFIKTLLNSGKLTGLLIYGSKYILDWYKELIPTDLPWIFSYGQMPAAQESSCQAIFGSPKSTDTDLQNFV; this is encoded by the coding sequence TTGAAAGAACAGATCGGACAAACGATCGTTGTCCGCGCATCAGGTCATTTGTTCGATCGCCAGCGTCGCTATCCGATGTGGGAAGCGACAACTACTCAGTTAAAAAATTGGATCGAAAATTTGCACATTGGTGGAGTAATTTTACTCGGTGCTAGTGCAGCCGAGTTGAGTTTGCGCGTCCAGCAGTTACAAGGTTGGGCGAAAAATCCTTTGCTAATCGCGGCTGATATTGAGGAAGGAGTCGGACAACGTTTTGAGGGGGCGACTTGGTTTCCTCCACCAATGGCGATCGCCCAAATAGCGAAAAATAATCTCCCTCTGGCGGAAAAATATGCTCGCGAAATGGGCGCAATTACGGCGCAGGAAGCTTTGGCTGTGGGGATTAACTGGATTTTAGCTCCGGTTGTGGATGTGAACAATAACCCCTATAACCCGGTAATTAATGTTCGGGCTTTTGGCGAATCTCCGGAAGTGGTGAGTAAGTTAGCTACAGCTTTTATTCAAGGTACGCAGCCATATCCGATTTTAACTGCGGCAAAACATTTTCCCGGTCATGGAGATACCGCTACAGATTCTCATTTAGCTTTACCAGTTTTACCTCACTCGGATTCTCGTCTGCAAGCAGTGGAGTTACCACCCTTTGCGGCGGCGATCGCTGCGGGTGTAGACTCGGTAATGACTGCTCATTTGTTAATTCCGGTTTGGGATGCTCAATACCCAGCTACGGTGTCAGAAGCTATTTTGACGGGAAAACTTAGGCAGCAACTCGGATTTGACAAACTAATTGTTACTGATGCTTTAATTATGGGTGGGATCGCTCAATATGCCGATCCCGGAGAATTGGCTGTCTTGGCGATCGCCGCAGGTGCAGATATTATCCTGATGCCTCCCGACCCAGAAGTGGCGATCGAGGCGGTCTACGATGCGGTACAATCGGGACGTATCTCTCAAGAGCGAATTGAGCTTTCCCTGCAACGAATCGCTCAAGCTAAAAGTAAAGTTTCTCACTCCCCCACTTCAGACTTTCTCTCTCAACTTGCTCAACCCGTCGCCGAAGCAGCAGTTGAAGGAATTTTAACGGAATCAATGAGGTGCAACCTCCCGGCAAACGTACCGTCAGTAACTTCTAGCAGCCACGACAAAGGACGCAATTTAATTTTTGTCCCTGAATTGCTAAAAAGCGACTTTATCAGCCTTAACGCTCCGGCTGTGACAATTCCCGCTCAATTCGGCTACGAATTACAACTAATCGAGCTGAATAACCTCCTGGCTGCTGATAATGACCCTAGACCAACGTTATTACAAATTTTTTGGCGCGGCAATCCCTTTCGCGGCACTCTGGAATTAACATCAGAAGCAACCACCTTCATTAAGACATTATTAAACTCGGGTAAACTCACGGGATTATTAATTTACGGTAGTAAATATATCTTGGACTGGTATAAAGAGCTAATACCTACTGATTTACCTTGGATTTTCTCCTACGGACAAATGCCAGCAGCCCAAGAAAGCTCCTGTCAAGCGATCTTCGGTAGCCCGAAATCCACTGATACTGATTTACAAAACTTCGTATAA
- a CDS encoding DUF4327 family protein yields MSVKTLPSIPTKQYSIDNIRDEARQLVEKGNISRQQPIYVLCKYIPAREWVCVECELEQCEYLLRDRIGDLIGSEHWEND; encoded by the coding sequence ATGAGCGTTAAAACATTACCATCTATCCCCACCAAACAATACTCGATCGATAATATCCGCGACGAGGCTCGTCAATTGGTGGAAAAAGGAAATATTAGCCGCCAGCAGCCGATCTATGTACTATGTAAGTATATTCCCGCCCGTGAGTGGGTTTGCGTCGAGTGCGAGCTAGAGCAATGCGAATATTTACTGCGCGATCGCATTGGCGATTTGATTGGTTCGGAACATTGGGAAAACGACTGA
- a CDS encoding TPM domain-containing protein gives MEFRTGIAKRALSAIALFFIVWAFCLPSWAITIQDIPNPRQTYGGWVTDMADLLTPKAETQLNQMISDLELRNGREIAVVTVPETTPYPTPKALTTDLFNTWGIGKRDVDNGILFLVSSGDKRIEIETGYGIEAILPDAVVAEIIDKQILPEFKHNDFDAGIIAGTKAIVTKLGGSLNKADQTWKNPLVSILQIFLVIVASIFSLSNFNNSSSGSDFGGGSSGGGGAGGSW, from the coding sequence ATGGAATTTCGGACGGGGATAGCCAAACGCGCATTGAGTGCGATCGCTCTTTTTTTCATTGTATGGGCTTTTTGTTTGCCTAGTTGGGCGATAACGATCCAAGATATACCTAATCCTCGACAAACCTACGGTGGTTGGGTGACAGATATGGCTGATTTGCTGACACCGAAAGCTGAAACCCAGCTTAATCAGATGATTTCCGATTTGGAACTCAGAAACGGTAGAGAAATTGCTGTGGTGACAGTACCAGAAACTACTCCCTATCCTACACCGAAAGCCTTGACGACAGATTTATTTAACACTTGGGGCATAGGCAAAAGAGATGTGGACAATGGTATTTTGTTCTTGGTTTCGTCAGGCGACAAGCGTATCGAAATTGAAACTGGTTACGGTATAGAAGCAATTCTTCCCGATGCTGTGGTAGCTGAGATTATCGACAAGCAAATTCTACCTGAATTTAAGCATAATGATTTCGACGCGGGAATAATTGCGGGGACAAAAGCTATAGTAACAAAACTCGGTGGAAGCTTAAATAAAGCAGATCAAACCTGGAAAAATCCCTTAGTATCTATTCTTCAGATTTTTTTGGTAATAGTAGCTTCAATATTTTCCCTATCTAATTTTAACAATAGTAGTAGTGGTAGTGACTTCGGTGGTGGTAGTAGTGGTGGCGGTGGTGCTGGTGGTAGTTGGTAA
- the rbfA gene encoding 30S ribosome-binding factor RbfA has protein sequence MANNRRVSRVSSQIKREVSQMLMNEIKDDRVGAGMVSITDVDVSGDLQHAKIFVSIYGTDEAKAETMEGLKSSTAFVRRQLGQRMRLRRTPEVVFLEDASLERGDRMVALLNKISSERQDQDIPVDDYEENGI, from the coding sequence ATGGCTAACAACCGGAGAGTTTCTCGCGTTTCCTCGCAAATTAAACGCGAAGTCAGCCAAATGCTGATGAATGAAATTAAAGACGATCGCGTCGGTGCTGGAATGGTTAGCATTACTGATGTTGATGTTTCTGGCGATCTTCAACACGCGAAAATCTTTGTCAGTATCTATGGTACTGATGAAGCAAAAGCGGAGACGATGGAGGGTTTGAAGTCGTCTACGGCTTTTGTCCGTCGTCAACTTGGTCAACGAATGCGACTGCGGAGAACGCCGGAAGTGGTGTTTCTCGAAGATGCTTCCCTCGAAAGAGGCGATCGCATGGTGGCTTTGTTAAATAAAATTTCCTCCGAACGTCAAGACCAAGATATTCCTGTGGATGATTATGAGGAAAATGGTATTTGA